A single region of the Nicotiana sylvestris chromosome 6, ASM39365v2, whole genome shotgun sequence genome encodes:
- the LOC138871559 gene encoding uncharacterized protein, whose translation MYLREEDTQDGEDPSSCLYQPRRSLVLIMEDIADSVIYSKTAKDLWDSLEQRFGRSNGANLYHLQKELSGLAQENCNIVGYFTKLKRLWDELDVLNVLICCSCVYVCEGKAKLTKSLEDQRLIQFLMVLNDTYAQARGNVLMMNPLPSMDVAYPLLLQDENQREVYANAHFNSQLVSFMAAGEDKQPNAQLLADFVAFMSTGQEKNF comes from the exons ATGTATTTGAGGGAAGAGGATACCCAGGATGGAGAAGATCCATCCTCTTGTCTTTATCAGCCAAGAAGAAGCTTGGTTTTAATAATGGAG GACATTGCAGATAGTGTAATATACTCTAAGACTGCAAAGGATCTTTGGGACAGCCTTGAGCAAAGATTTGGAAGGTCCAATGGAGCTAATCTTTATCATCTGCAAAAGGAATTATCAGGATTAGCACAAGAAAATTGTAACATTGTAGGATACTTTACTAAGCTCAAACGACTATGGGATGAATTAGATGTTTTGAACGTTCTCATATGTTGTTCTTGTGTTTATGTTTGTGAAGGAAAGGCAAAGCTAACAAAATCCCTCGAAGATCAAAGATTGATCCAATTCCTAATGGTTCTAAATGACACATATGCACAGGCAAGAGGGAACGTTCTTATGATGAATCCTCTACCTAGTATGGATGTTGCTTATCCACTTCTCTTGCAAGATGAGAATCAAAGAGAAGTTTATGCTAATGCACATTTCAATTCCCAATTAGTGTCATTCATGGCAGCAGGAGAAGACAAGCAACCTAATGCACAACTTCTAGCTGACTTTGTAGCTTTCATGAGCACAGGACAagagaagaatttttaa